Part of the Atribacterota bacterium genome, GCCCGGGCCTGGGTGAAAAGGATTTCCTTCCGCAGTGCCCTGGTGGCGGTGCTTTCCCAGTACTTCATGGCTTCCATTACCCCTTTTATGACCGGAGGAACTCCGGCCCAGCTCTACGTTCTGGCTCGCTCCGGACTGGGGTGGGGGGAAGCGAGTAGCTTGGTGGTAGTCTGCGGGATCCTCTACCAGGTGAGTTTGCTCCTTCTCCTTTTTATCTTTGTGTTCCTCTTTCGGGTGGGGTTCACTCTGCGGGGGGTACTTTTGGGGGTGCTCTATTCCTTTGCCATTTTCTATAGCGTGGTGATGTTTCTCCTCTTTTTTTTCCTGTACCATCCTTCAGCGCTCTTTCGGGCCACCAACTGGGGTATTTCCTTTGTGCGCCGACATTTCCGGTGGGCGAAGTTCTCCGAAGAGGCAGTACGGAAGTGGATCGAAGGGTTTCTGGAAGAGTTCCGGAATGGTTTTGCCATCCTTTTCCGCAAAAAACCCCAGTATCTGGTCTGGAACCTGGGGTGTTACATGTTTAACTATACCCTCATTTTTTCCTTAGCCTATTTTGTCATCCGGGCGCTGGGCAGTTCCCCCCCGATTTTACGGGTCATCGGGATGCAAATTCCTCTGTTTTACATCTTTTCCTTTATTCCCTCCCCCGGAGCCAGTGGGGGAGCGGAGGTATCGCTGGCTTCGGTTTTTTCGGGATTGGTGGGGATTAATAAGGTAGGGTTGTTCGTTCTTCTGTGGCGGTCGTTCACCTTCTATTTGCCCATGTTTGCAGGAGGAGTGGTCTTTTTCCGGGTGTTGCGAGGTGTGGGGGGGCGGTGATGGAGGAACTCTGGAGAGCCACCCTTCGGGATCTGGTAGGTGCTTTTCCCATGGCGATTTCCGGAGCAATTCTAGCCCAAAAAAGAGGGGTGAGCCGAGTGGCGGTGTGGAAAAGCGTTCAGGCCCTTCAAAAGATGGGTTTTCCAGTCCAGCCTTCCCGCAAGGGTTACCGGCTGGAGGCGCTTCCGGACTCCCTTTTTGGTCCCTACTTGGAGGTGCTTCTTGAGGAAACCTTTC contains:
- a CDS encoding lysylphosphatidylglycerol synthase transmembrane domain-containing protein; translated protein: MDNPIPVSRFDPAKIKKRVVFPILISVGSMVFIFSFTSFRGLSIEDIEQTRFHFPFLGVALLVLFATWIVDGLRVYLTARAWVKRISFRSALVAVLSQYFMASITPFMTGGTPAQLYVLARSGLGWGEASSLVVVCGILYQVSLLLLLFIFVFLFRVGFTLRGVLLGVLYSFAIFYSVVMFLLFFFLYHPSALFRATNWGISFVRRHFRWAKFSEEAVRKWIEGFLEEFRNGFAILFRKKPQYLVWNLGCYMFNYTLIFSLAYFVIRALGSSPPILRVIGMQIPLFYIFSFIPSPGASGGAEVSLASVFSGLVGINKVGLFVLLWRSFTFYLPMFAGGVVFFRVLRGVGGR